The nucleotide window GTATTGGCAATGCGGAGAACGACATTGTGATGCATGCACCAGTAGATCAAGCATTTTTCTAAGCTGCAATGAGAAACACCAATTATGTTAGAATCAACATAGAAACAAACCCAAGTTTCTAAACTGTATGTTCATGCTTGAGAAATCGTTCTCAATAATATGTTTTGCATATTTGTAAAGAGCAAATGAAGAGTTGtgttagataaaaatatatactaatGCAAAGATGGAAGCCACTTTGGATAAATAACCAGAATACAGCACCTGCAAGACCCGTATTTGTCTAGCTTCTTTATTTTGTGCATCACGATCAGCAGTTGATGGATGATTTGTCAATTTATGAGGATGATCAATACCCCCATCTTTCTGATAGCAAGCATTGCATACATCATAATCTGGGCAAACTTCACAGCGCCAACCTTGACCAGTTTCTATATCAAGATGGCATATATTGCATGTTGTTACAAATGCAGGTGCAGTTGGATtatgaagatgataaagaaccaTCATTGATGAGTGTTTTGCCCGCCTCAAGGTATCATACTGATAGTGATTTCCTTGGCAAAGACTCAAAAATGCCTGTCTGGTATCAAAGAATTCACTCTCGAGAATCTCATCTTTATCTTTTGTTTCAACAGGTATATCAGAAATGGGAACCTAAAGGATTTCAAGAttccaattttagtttaaaaaaccaGTTACAATAGAGACTCGAATTGGTGGTTCATATATTTGAGTACTTACTTCCTCAAGTGGGTGTACTCCCCCGCAATTGACAGGatgtctctctctttcttcacGTTTCTTTTCAGCTTCAAAGCATCTGTTAAGGTGAACAgcataaatatcataatttccAAGGAATAAGCAGGAGTTATACTCTACCAATCAACAAAAGTTCATGAAAACTCAGCTATATTTGACAGAGGCAACCCAAAACTAAAAAAGACCCcaaagaagagaaaagggaCAAGTATAACATCACAAGTTCCCATTCTTGACAGGGAAACTCTACACCCAGCATAAGAGCTGCTAAAGTAGTATTTCTTGCACAAATCTCCACAGTAATATTTGGAGGTGAGATGATTGTCAGGCTTTACAAACATTTTAGCTGGACAATAAACctgaaacaattaaacataatcCTTTCCCACATTTACATCTCCATCAAAATTTACTACTTTAAAACTCAATGCCTTGCAGTAATTGCTCAAGAAAAAATGCTGACAACCGAATCTCCACAATCACACACATATTCCCTAATCTTCCTCAAAAGACACCACATGGTTTAGACAGCTAAGACAAGATGTCCACTCTGAACTTATCTCTGTCATTCATATTAGAGCTCATACTATGATGATGTATTTTTTCCTGAAAGAATTGTTTgcttttcttttagtttttatgcTGAGAAGCTTGTATAATTAttgaaagtgacattttcctttATCTAGACAAGCTAGTTATTCTAGAAGTTCCGCATTGGATTAAACAAACTGCCATTTACCATCTTCCTTGCGGTTGGTAAAACATGTTGAAATACcccaatgaaaaaaaattcatctatCAAACCATATAAAGTTAAAACTTTTCACAACATTAATGTATATGATTATAGAAGATACTTACTTATCACAAAGCTGAAAATTTTTACACTGTCTGCATACATGACGATTCCCAGATACCATTAGAATACAACAATGAGTGCATGCATGCTGTAAATGAACCATGATAAAATCTTCCTTCATCGGGCAAATGGTCTCACCAAgctggaaaaaaaaagaagtaaacagattaaaaaattaaattgacccggtaaaaaaattttaactgcaATGTgcagcaaattaaaaaaaaaaaaaagcataatcaataatctatcttttgaaaaaaaattcacgTCATTAAATATCTGGAGGTTAAAGATTACTTTATGCATTAGCAGCAGATCCTTCGACGCGTTACCGGAGAGATCAGTTTGACCAGACGCTTTAAGAGCCCTTTTTGTGATAGTTTTTTTGGTTATTCCTTTCTTATTCTGTTTTTTGCCATCTTCTTCTTGACGAATCTGATAGATTAGATCTTCTGCAGCACCAGGCCAGTAGTCACCGTCAAAATATGGCAGTCTAGCTGCAGTTACCTTAGCTCGACATTCGCCAGTGGATGCAAAGAAATGATCATATAAATTAGTGAGATCAACCACAATGCTTTCACGGGATGCTTTCCTTAACATCGACAAATACCTGAAGTAATGCATGAAAGCACACAAAGACTAAGAGGATGAAATAACTGATGAAGTACAGTATGAAATGCAGAATATTATTGCTCACCATTCTCGAAGCTTATCAGATTTTGGAGTTTTCTGAATTTCTGGAtgacaatataatatataatcttcACCCTTTAAGGGAGGGCAGGCCCATATATAACAGCTAGTAAAACCACGCAACTTGCAATATTCAAGGTAGCCAATCTGGAAACATAATTTAGTAAAGAATATTCtgattaaatatcataaatcaaCTCAATCACTCTTATGAAAGacataaatgacaattttaaactTACCAGGATTTCATGGTAGACAAATGTACGGAGAGCTTCTCCAGTAACTGCCTTAATCTCAGGCCTGAAATACTTCACAGAGTCCAGATATGATAGATACACACGACGCTGATTTGGAAATTGACACTCTGATCCGAATTCTTGAACATACATGCCAAAAAGGCATACTTCTACTCCTTCGATCTTCTGAAACAGCAGAATTACCTgacaaaaattatcattaattgatATCAAGAGCTAATACACATCATGGCCACTACCTCACCTTGTCAAAGTAAGAGAATTAATCAAGAGTATATCGTCTGTACCTTGGACTTATATGGGAATTCTGTTGGGTAATTTTCTTCCTGAAATATTTCAAGAAACCGCTGCTTCACTTCCAACTTTTTGTCAACAGATGAAACAACTCGAATTACAAGTGCTTCAGCCCCAGGAACCTGGAAaacaattaaagaagaaaattattaatggCACTCAGCATATACTGATAATCAGCGtctaaccaaataaaaaaattaatttaatagacAAAAAACAATTAgactaataaaatatacattttcaGGGATACACCTGTATGTAGATACCAAGAAAAGAAGTTCACCAGCCACACagtaaaaaatcattaacaacaATTCATAGGCATTAGATAACATCCCATAAATACTGAATGGGATCACCTAAATCAACCTATGGTAATTAGGAATGGGACTCAATCATCATGTCACCACTTAGATCAGAAAACAAAGGAGAATTCCCACTATAATCAGCAGAAACCTAATGTTATCAACCTTCACTTGAGAAAAACAGCAGACATTACAGTATAAAAGAAATCACCTCATCATATGATTTTCCTTGAATCCTTGCCCTTTCTTGTCTCTCTGTCTTCAGTCTTTTAAACAATCGCTGCTCTATGTGGTCACTAAGGATTGTTCTTGGCAGATCTTTGGCCCCAAGAACAGCACTTTGTGGTAAAGGCTTGCGTTCTCCTCTTTCAACCTCTGATATGTAGCAATTAGGACAAGTGTATTCAGCTTGCCCACCATCATTCCTTCGACCATTAAATAAAGCACAAATTTGATGTTGCCAAGCTTCACACTTGTCACATTGAACCCACTGCACATGATGATAAAAGTCAGAATACATCAGATTAAATGTTCAAGACTAAGTAAACCCAAAGAATAAACACAAAATGACAAAGATAAAACTTACCCATTCTTCAGTCTCCTcgtcatttttcttcttctccagcCTAGTCTTTGGAACATTAGTTCCATCAACAATGATGGTGTCTCCACGAGCCTCATTATAGCATGGAATACAGAAAGAGTGCCGTGTATCACCAGCTCCCATGGTATAATACATTGCATTTCGCTTAATGCGAGCACCACATGGTGTGCAATATATAGGTGGTGGTTCAAAAGTGAGTTTCTCAACTGCACACAGCTGACAAGAGTTCTCACTCATTGAATGCTCCATTGCTTGATTCTTTTCAGCCTTTGCTTTACTCTGAAAAGGGGGACAATCTTATCAACCCATATTAAGACAACTGCTGTAAGAAAGACTAAAAAAGCATATGCCTTATCTAGAAAAGATTGGAACATTAAACCACAATATTGGCCTGTTAAAATATACATGCACATGCCCCTAATAGAATGAGAATGCAACTAGCACAATGCTAGTACAGGATTCAACAACATTAGCAAATATATAGCAAAAGATGAAAGGACAGCATTTGAACATGTTGAGctaagtaatatatctttcTCCCCTATCCAAAACAAAATTGATGTGAACTACTTTATCTTATCCTACTCCAATAAACAAGCCATAGCATctatttaatcacaatttttccAGCAATAAACAAAGTAGAATATCTTCACAATATAAAACTCTCACCCATGTTAAATAATTCCCTTAAGAAGATTATCTGACATACCTGACCAACCCACTGCCTGAGGCCTGTTATGTGCTCTCTAACTTGTTCTGGAGTGAACAATTCGGTTAGTGATACCCCCTTTATTTTTGGCTTTCCAGACTTGGTTCCAGCGGCATTTTCAGCAGGCTGTGTCACATTTTCTTGCTTAGATAGATCACTCTCTTTCCCAGCCTTAATATTTTCTTGCTTAACTAAAGCAGTAGGCTCCTCACATATGATAGGCTCACCATCAGGCCTTTGGTTGCCAATTTCATCCACATTATCCTTTGTATCACTGCTATGAGGACTTCCTTGTCCAGAACTTCCAGGACCTTCAGTCTTGCAAGGTTGGTAATCTTGATGTTGAACATCTTGGGAAACTTGGGGTTCAGTAATTGCAGAAGTCAATACAGCATTGCTCTTATGATCAAGGGATTTCATGCGTTTTAGAGAAGGCTGTATATCTTGTGAACTTTCAACAACAGGTGAAGTTTTAGAAAACACTCCACCTGAAGTGTCACCAGTATCATAGGATTTACAAGATCCACCAACTGAACTCAGCAACTGAGAGTCAGAGTTACGACGAGCACGTTCCTTTTGTTGAAGCACATACTTATTCACAGGAACACAAACAGGACAAGGGTCTCTGCACTGCCTGTGATGATTTATCAAAATTCTGGAATGATAGCAACGAGGGTATGGACATTGAGGTGAATTGCAATTCTCCATATGCTTCCACAATCTTTGAACAGTAATGCAATTAACTTCCTGACACTTCCCTTCAGGAGCAGCACATCGACGAGCATGGAACAAGAACAAAAGCCATCTCTGTTGATATCTAAACTGTCGATCACGGTTTCCATTGCTAGATCTGCAGCTACTACCTCTAGAATTCGGGGGCTCTGTCATGCTTCTAGAACTGGCAGGCTGACCGATAACAGATCCGtctgaagataaattattacaCTGAGCTTCACCTTGCCCAGCTATCCTCTGGCAAAAATCCTCCCGTATATGCTGATCATGTGACATGCTCCCAGTCATGTGAGTCCTTTCCTGTGGTTGACAATGCCATTGACCCTGAAGAGCTGCCTCTGATTGCGATCCTGCAAAACAGAAGTTAGAACCATTATGAGATTCTTTAACTGACTGATGCGGATGCAAATTTTTCTGCACAGGTTGAGAAATTTGAGACAGTAACAAGCAGTCATCAGGCAGACCAGAAGAAACAGATAGTTGTTGAGCACCCATAGAATGGTCTTCAGAAGGAGTCATCTGAAATTGGTTTTGTGGCGCAGACATCTGGAATGGCTCAGAAGCTTGTGAATGCATCACTTCATTCTGCTGTTCCATTCCAGGTTCACGCTTCACATGACTGCCTATATCAGACATCACCTGAGAATGACCATATGCATCATTGTTTAACAAATGCTGCTGCTGCTGACCATGCTGCTTCTGGTGGTGCTGATGTTGAACATATTGTTGCTGCTGTTGAAATTGATGTGGTTGTAGCTGAAATTGGTGCTGCTGATGGGACTGTAGTAGATTTTCTCTGGTGGACGAGGGAGAATGGAAACCCATTTTCTCTGATTGATCAATCGATGGTGGCTTTATGTGTGTACCTTGTGGTGCACCAAGTAAATTTGATTGATTACCGACCAAAGGAGAGCTAGTTTTGGCCATAGGTGAATGCAAGCTCactgaattaaaattctgaTTATTTGTAACTGCTCCAATTGATGTTACACCATAGAAGTTCCCAGTCCCAAAGTTATCAACATTGCTCATCCCATATCCGTCACCTGATGCATAAATTGTTGGTTGTAAAATGCCATCTTATGCAAAAAGTAACCTCAGCCTCTAAAGTTCAGTAAGATGCAATAAACTTGATTCAACAAAAAAGGGAAACATGCAGACGAAGAGATATAGGTTACCCTGCATTAGCGGTCGCTGCTGATCGAATTGCTGTTGTAAAGATTTGGGTGAATTAGCATAAGGGGTGGTCATTAAATAGCCCTCAGAAGTGGGAGGTTCATTCACAAGTGGCAAATTGTTCCCAATCATCCCTAACCCACCATTTGAAGCCCCGTTAGAGAACCCATAAGATTTATGCGGCAAGCCAGACCTTATACCACTACCTATGTGGCTGCCAAGGCCGTGCAATATGTGGCTGTTTTGACCACCAACATGCTGCTTTTGCAGCTGTGGCTGTGATACCATTGCAGATTCAACAGTTGAAAACCCAACACCATTATCAGAAGATTCTAAATTCATATATGATGGATTACTGCCACTACTACTACtgttgttattattactattgaaTCCAGGAGTAGGAATCATTTGACTTGGAATCCTCTGGGTGCCCATTGATGACATGTTTCCACCAGAACCAATGGAAAATTTGGCAGGTGATTGTTGATATCCATTAGACAGAGTTCCTACAGAAGCAAAATTATGGAATGCCGGCATAAAAGGAAAAGTAATCAGTACTATTAAAGAAGTtgtaagaataaaatattaccatcGGATCTATTGAAGGAACCACTCTGTAAACCACCAGTTAACAACAGGTTTCCGGTGTTGACAGTTGTGGGTGCTATGGTATTACACCCACTAGCAGCAATCACTGAGCTTTCTACAGAGGATGTAACCATCATTGATGAATTCACATTGTGTGACATCCCAGGTGTTGGTATCATTGTACCAATGGAAGAGGAAGAATTTACAAGCTGCTGATGCCGTTGAATATTGTTATTGGCAGATTTCGCCTTTATGATACTTCTTAAACGAGGCTCTAATGTCTCCATATTCATATACTCCTCCTACATAGGAGTTGCAGATGTATAACAAGACATTTATTGTCACTTAATGAAACAATTCTTATATATGAATTGCAGATGTATAACAAGAcataaaacttaatttgtttCATACAGAAATAATAAGCTCTTGGTAACAATCCTAGAAATGATATACCTTGTTGCTTCAATCTGACAAACTTTCAATAGAATTGATAACAAACATTTCTTTATTCTCATAACAAtataaagaaattcataaattaattgctgagataaatattttccttcataaaaaggaaagagaaaaggagaaaacctttGTATGAGCAGCTTTAAATAGACCCTCCTCTAAGCgttttgaaaaatctttaaacttcaattttgttatttcatcaacTGGTTGAGTCTGGTGGTTCATTAAAATTGCAAAGCTGGAAAGAGTGAAATAAAATTCTGTTCATTAACTGCAACAAAGATTAGTGGTACCACTTTTTCCAAACTTGTATCTCAAAtggatgataaaataataaggCAATTATATGACAATCCACCATCatttctaaataatataatgCATTAATGAGGCGACAAATCACCtgaaattaaaaacttttatcaGAGCAGTATTATGTTCTCCttccaataaaatttaaacGGATCAGATAATCAGTTGAAATTCTTTTGTCCAAAGCAATTAATTTCTTGGTTTATCATGAACAAAATAAAGCAGAACCCAAAGAGTGAATTTTGTTGGCAACAAAAGAGTAAGCAGTAGAAAGAAATCATGCGATGGATTAATTTCTATATCAATTTCTCAGGCACACAACCGGTGAACCCTACCagcattttctaatttttcttcccttttttcttttaacagaACTTCAGGGAGAAAATCCAGTTGGGGGCCAGATgccatgaaaaaaatcaaagaacagGAAGGAGACGATAATAGATCTATACAATATTAGTAAACCACAAtcaagaaaacaacataaaaaacaaaatgttcaACAGCATTGATtcacaaagaaacaaaatatttca belongs to Mangifera indica cultivar Alphonso chromosome 2, CATAS_Mindica_2.1, whole genome shotgun sequence and includes:
- the LOC123208444 gene encoding histone acetyltransferase HAC1-like isoform X1; this translates as MNVQAHISAGQVPNQGGLPQQNGNTLPPNQMQNLVGVGGSVGVAGVSQQHNMPNVDADLLRARILMREKIFAILMNHQTQPVDEITKLKFKDFSKRLEEGLFKAAHTKEEYMNMETLEPRLRSIIKAKSANNNIQRHQQLVNSSSSIGTMIPTPGMSHNVNSSMMVTSSVESSVIAASGCNTIAPTTVNTGNLLLTGGLQSGSFNRSDGTLSNGYQQSPAKFSIGSGGNMSSMGTQRIPSQMIPTPGFNSNNNNSSSSGSNPSYMNLESSDNGVGFSTVESAMVSQPQLQKQHVGGQNSHILHGLGSHIGSGIRSGLPHKSYGFSNGASNGGLGMIGNNLPLVNEPPTSEGYLMTTPYANSPKSLQQQFDQQRPLMQGDGYGMSNVDNFGTGNFYGVTSIGAVTNNQNFNSVSLHSPMAKTSSPLVGNQSNLLGAPQGTHIKPPSIDQSEKMGFHSPSSTRENLLQSHQQHQFQLQPHQFQQQQQYVQHQHHQKQHGQQQQHLLNNDAYGHSQVMSDIGSHVKREPGMEQQNEVMHSQASEPFQMSAPQNQFQMTPSEDHSMGAQQLSVSSGLPDDCLLLSQISQPVQKNLHPHQSVKESHNGSNFCFAGSQSEAALQGQWHCQPQERTHMTGSMSHDQHIREDFCQRIAGQGEAQCNNLSSDGSVIGQPASSRSMTEPPNSRGSSCRSSNGNRDRQFRYQQRWLLFLFHARRCAAPEGKCQEVNCITVQRLWKHMENCNSPQCPYPRCYHSRILINHHRQCRDPCPVCVPVNKYVLQQKERARRNSDSQLLSSVGGSCKSYDTGDTSGGVFSKTSPVVESSQDIQPSLKRMKSLDHKSNAVLTSAITEPQVSQDVQHQDYQPCKTEGPGSSGQGSPHSSDTKDNVDEIGNQRPDGEPIICEEPTALVKQENIKAGKESDLSKQENVTQPAENAAGTKSGKPKIKGVSLTELFTPEQVREHITGLRQWVGQSKAKAEKNQAMEHSMSENSCQLCAVEKLTFEPPPIYCTPCGARIKRNAMYYTMGAGDTRHSFCIPCYNEARGDTIIVDGTNVPKTRLEKKKNDEETEEWWVQCDKCEAWQHQICALFNGRRNDGGQAEYTCPNCYISEVERGERKPLPQSAVLGAKDLPRTILSDHIEQRLFKRLKTERQERARIQGKSYDEVPGAEALVIRVVSSVDKKLEVKQRFLEIFQEENYPTEFPYKSKVILLFQKIEGVEVCLFGMYVQEFGSECQFPNQRRVYLSYLDSVKYFRPEIKAVTGEALRTFVYHEILIGYLEYCKLRGFTSCYIWACPPLKGEDYILYCHPEIQKTPKSDKLREWYLSMLRKASRESIVVDLTNLYDHFFASTGECRAKVTAARLPYFDGDYWPGAAEDLIYQIRQEEDGKKQNKKGITKKTITKRALKASGQTDLSGNASKDLLLMHKLGETICPMKEDFIMVHLQHACTHCCILMVSGNRHVCRQCKNFQLCDKCFEAEKKREERERHPVNCGGVHPLEEVPISDIPVETKDKDEILESEFFDTRQAFLSLCQGNHYQYDTLRRAKHSSMMVLYHLHNPTAPAFVTTCNICHLDIETGQGWRCEVCPDYDVCNACYQKDGGIDHPHKLTNHPSTADRDAQNKEARQIRVLQLRKMLDLLVHASQCRSPHCQYPNCRKVKGLFRHGIQCRVRASGGCVLCKKMWYLLQLHARACKESECHVPRCRDLKEHLRRLQQQSDSRRRAAVMEMMRQRAAEVAGNAG
- the LOC123208444 gene encoding histone acetyltransferase HAC1-like isoform X2, which produces MNVQAHISAGQVPNQGGLPQQNGNTLPPNQMQNLVGVGGSVGVAGVSQQHNMPNVDADLLRARILMREKIFAILMNHQTQPVDEITKLKFKDFSKRLEEGLFKAAHTKEEYMNMETLEPRLRSIIKAKSANNNIQRHQQLVNSSSSIGTMIPTPGMSHNVNSSMMVTSSVESSVIAASGCNTIAPTTVNTGNLLLTGGLQSGSFNRSDGTLSNGYQQSPAKFSIGSGGNMSSMGTQRIPSQMIPTPGFNSNNNNSSSSGSNPSYMNLESSDNGVGFSTVESAMVSQPQLQKQHVGGQNSHILHGLGSHIGSGIRSGLPHKSYGFSNGASNGGLGMIGNNLPLVNEPPTSEGYLMTTPYANSPKSLQQQFDQQRPLMQGDGYGMSNVDNFGTGNFYGVTSIGAVTNNQNFNSVSLHSPMAKTSSPLVGNQSNLLGAPQGTHIKPPSIDQSEKMGFHSPSSTRENLLQSHQQHQFQLQPHQFQQQQQYVQHQHHQKQHGQQQQHLLNNDAYGHSQVMSDIGSHVKREPGMEQQNEVMHSQASEPFQMSAPQNQFQMTPSEDHSMGAQQLSVSSGSQSEAALQGQWHCQPQERTHMTGSMSHDQHIREDFCQRIAGQGEAQCNNLSSDGSVIGQPASSRSMTEPPNSRGSSCRSSNGNRDRQFRYQQRWLLFLFHARRCAAPEGKCQEVNCITVQRLWKHMENCNSPQCPYPRCYHSRILINHHRQCRDPCPVCVPVNKYVLQQKERARRNSDSQLLSSVGGSCKSYDTGDTSGGVFSKTSPVVESSQDIQPSLKRMKSLDHKSNAVLTSAITEPQVSQDVQHQDYQPCKTEGPGSSGQGSPHSSDTKDNVDEIGNQRPDGEPIICEEPTALVKQENIKAGKESDLSKQENVTQPAENAAGTKSGKPKIKGVSLTELFTPEQVREHITGLRQWVGQSKAKAEKNQAMEHSMSENSCQLCAVEKLTFEPPPIYCTPCGARIKRNAMYYTMGAGDTRHSFCIPCYNEARGDTIIVDGTNVPKTRLEKKKNDEETEEWWVQCDKCEAWQHQICALFNGRRNDGGQAEYTCPNCYISEVERGERKPLPQSAVLGAKDLPRTILSDHIEQRLFKRLKTERQERARIQGKSYDEVPGAEALVIRVVSSVDKKLEVKQRFLEIFQEENYPTEFPYKSKVILLFQKIEGVEVCLFGMYVQEFGSECQFPNQRRVYLSYLDSVKYFRPEIKAVTGEALRTFVYHEILIGYLEYCKLRGFTSCYIWACPPLKGEDYILYCHPEIQKTPKSDKLREWYLSMLRKASRESIVVDLTNLYDHFFASTGECRAKVTAARLPYFDGDYWPGAAEDLIYQIRQEEDGKKQNKKGITKKTITKRALKASGQTDLSGNASKDLLLMHKLGETICPMKEDFIMVHLQHACTHCCILMVSGNRHVCRQCKNFQLCDKCFEAEKKREERERHPVNCGGVHPLEEVPISDIPVETKDKDEILESEFFDTRQAFLSLCQGNHYQYDTLRRAKHSSMMVLYHLHNPTAPAFVTTCNICHLDIETGQGWRCEVCPDYDVCNACYQKDGGIDHPHKLTNHPSTADRDAQNKEARQIRVLQLRKMLDLLVHASQCRSPHCQYPNCRKVKGLFRHGIQCRVRASGGCVLCKKMWYLLQLHARACKESECHVPRCRDLKEHLRRLQQQSDSRRRAAVMEMMRQRAAEVAGNAG
- the LOC123208444 gene encoding histone acetyltransferase HAC1-like isoform X3; the encoded protein is MNVQAHISAGQVPNQGGLPQQNGNTLPPNQMQNLVGVGGSVGVAGVSQQHNMPNVDADLLRARILMREKIFAILMNHQTQPVDEITKLKFKDFSKRLEEGLFKAAHTKEEYMNMETLEPRLRSIIKAKSANNNIQRHQQLVNSSSSIGTMIPTPGMSHNVNSSMMVTSSVESSVIAASGCNTIAPTTVNTGNLLLTGGLQSGSFNRSDGTLSNGYQQSPAKFSIGSGGNMSSMGTQRIPSQMIPTPGFNSNNNNSSSSGSNPSYMNLESSDNGVGFSTVESAMVSQPQLQKQHVGGQNSHILHGLGSHIGSGIRSGLPHKSYGFSNGASNGGLGMIGNNLPLVNEPPTSEGYLMTTPYANSPKSLQQQFDQQRPLMQGDGYGMSNVDNFGTGNFYGVTSIGAVTNNQNFNSVSLHSPMAKTSSPLVGNQSNLLGAPQGTHIKPPSIDQSEKMGFHSPSSTRENLLQSHQQHQFQLQPHQFQQQQQYVQHQHHQKQHGQQQQHLLNNDAYGHSQVMSDIGSHVKREPGMEQQNEVMHSQASEPFQMSAPQNQFQMTPSEDHSMGSQSEAALQGQWHCQPQERTHMTGSMSHDQHIREDFCQRIAGQGEAQCNNLSSDGSVIGQPASSRSMTEPPNSRGSSCRSSNGNRDRQFRYQQRWLLFLFHARRCAAPEGKCQEVNCITVQRLWKHMENCNSPQCPYPRCYHSRILINHHRQCRDPCPVCVPVNKYVLQQKERARRNSDSQLLSSVGGSCKSYDTGDTSGGVFSKTSPVVESSQDIQPSLKRMKSLDHKSNAVLTSAITEPQVSQDVQHQDYQPCKTEGPGSSGQGSPHSSDTKDNVDEIGNQRPDGEPIICEEPTALVKQENIKAGKESDLSKQENVTQPAENAAGTKSGKPKIKGVSLTELFTPEQVREHITGLRQWVGQSKAKAEKNQAMEHSMSENSCQLCAVEKLTFEPPPIYCTPCGARIKRNAMYYTMGAGDTRHSFCIPCYNEARGDTIIVDGTNVPKTRLEKKKNDEETEEWWVQCDKCEAWQHQICALFNGRRNDGGQAEYTCPNCYISEVERGERKPLPQSAVLGAKDLPRTILSDHIEQRLFKRLKTERQERARIQGKSYDEVPGAEALVIRVVSSVDKKLEVKQRFLEIFQEENYPTEFPYKSKVILLFQKIEGVEVCLFGMYVQEFGSECQFPNQRRVYLSYLDSVKYFRPEIKAVTGEALRTFVYHEILIGYLEYCKLRGFTSCYIWACPPLKGEDYILYCHPEIQKTPKSDKLREWYLSMLRKASRESIVVDLTNLYDHFFASTGECRAKVTAARLPYFDGDYWPGAAEDLIYQIRQEEDGKKQNKKGITKKTITKRALKASGQTDLSGNASKDLLLMHKLGETICPMKEDFIMVHLQHACTHCCILMVSGNRHVCRQCKNFQLCDKCFEAEKKREERERHPVNCGGVHPLEEVPISDIPVETKDKDEILESEFFDTRQAFLSLCQGNHYQYDTLRRAKHSSMMVLYHLHNPTAPAFVTTCNICHLDIETGQGWRCEVCPDYDVCNACYQKDGGIDHPHKLTNHPSTADRDAQNKEARQIRVLQLRKMLDLLVHASQCRSPHCQYPNCRKVKGLFRHGIQCRVRASGGCVLCKKMWYLLQLHARACKESECHVPRCRDLKEHLRRLQQQSDSRRRAAVMEMMRQRAAEVAGNAG